The genomic DNA GGTCCTTGAGCAAGCGCACGAAGGCCATGGTGGTGGCGGCCTGCTGCTTGCCGGAGCCCCGCCGGGCGGCGGCGTACGACGACGGCTCGGGCAGTGCGACGGCGGCGCGGCGGCCGCGCCGCTCCGGGAGGTACCCACCCAAGTCCCTGCGTCGTTCCTGCAAATACGCCAGTTCCGGGGCGTCGGCGCCCGGGTGATAGTACGGCGGGCGGGCCGGATCTGCTTCGAGCTCCTCATCGCTGATGGGGATGCGCAGGTAGTCGCGGAAGGATTTGAGGTCCTCCAACGTCAATTTCTTCATCTGGTGGGTAGCGTTGCGGGCCTCGAAGTGCGGGCCGAGGCCGTAGCCCTTGACCGTCTTGGCGAGGATCACCGTCGGCTTGCCGGTGAATTCCGTGGCCGCACGGTAGGCCGCATAGACCTTGTGGTAATCGTGGCCGCCGCGCTTGAGGTTCCAAATCTCGTCGTCGCTCATGCCCGCCACCATTTCCTTGGTGGCCGGCGTGCTCCCAAAGAAGTGCTCGCGAACGAACGCCCCGGACTCTGCCTTGTACGTCTGATAATCGCCATCCCGCGTGCGGTTCATCAGGTCCACGAGGTCGTCCGCATGCTCGCCGGCGAGGAGCGGATCCCACTCGCGCCCCCACACCACCTTGATGACGTTCCACCCGGCACCGCGGAAGAAGGCCTCGAGCTCCTGCATGATCTTGCCGTTGCCGCGCACGGGCCCGTCGAGCCGCTGCAGGTTGCAGTTGATGACGAAGTTCAGGTTGTCCAGCTTCTCGTTGGCGGCCAATTGCAGCAGGCCGCGGGATTCCGGTTCATCCATCTCCCCATCGCCCAAGAAGGCCCAAACCTGCTGATCGGAGGGTTCCTTGAGCCCGCGGTTCTCGAGGTACCGGTTGGATTGGGCCTGGTAGATCGCGTTCATCGGCCCGATTCCCATCGACACCGTAGGGAATTCCCAGAACTCCGGCAGGTTGCGCGGGTGTGGATAGGACGGCAACGCGTGACCGAGGCGGGACTTTTCCTGACGGAAGCCGTCCAAGTCCTCTTCGCTCAGCCGACCTTCGAGGAAGGCTCGGGCATACATGCCGGGGGAAGCATGACCCTGAAAGAACACCTGATCGCCGCCACAGGGGTGATCCTTGCCGCGGAAGAAGTGGTTGAACCCCACCTCGTAGAGGGTGGCCGCTCCCGCATACGTGGAAATGTGGCCGCCCACCCCAATGCCGGGGCGCTGCGCCCGGTGCACCATGATCGCCGCGTTCCAGCGCATCCACGCCCGGTAGCGGCGCTCGGTGGCCTCGTCGCCCGGGAACCGCGGCTCCTGGTCGGCCGGGATGGTGTTGACGTAGTCGGAGGTGATGGCGGACTCCACAGCGACCTGCTGCTGGCGAGCGCGCTCCAGCAGGCGCTGCATGATGGTGCCGGCGTGGTTGGCGCCGCCCGCGGCCAGCATGGAGTCGAACGATTCGATCCACTCGGCCTGCTCTTCGGCGTCCGGATCGAGTGCGAACCCGGGTTCATCGATGATGGTCATGATCTTCCCTTCGAGGTCGGCAGCGGTGGCCGCCGCGTCACAGTACTATCGCAATGCGGAATTTCTTTTTCGCATAATAGTATTAAAGTGAATGGCGTCACGTCGCGGATGTCAATCCGTGCCATCCCACGTCCGCCCCAGGAGGTCCCATGAGCCCCACCGCGCCCCGCACCGCCGTCGTCACCGGGGCCGGATCCGGCATCGGCGCCGCCGCCGCGCGGCGGCTCCTCGCGTCCGGCTGGAACGTGGTGCTCGCCGGACGCCGCGCCGACCCCCTGGAGCACACGGCGGCCGCTCACCCGGCCGCGCTCACCGTGCCCACCGATGTCACGAACGCCGGCGACGTCACCGCGCTGTTCGACGCCGCGCAGGAACGCTTCGGACGGATCGACCTGCTGGTCAACAACGCCGGAACGTTCGGCCCGGCCGCCGACGTCGGCGAGCTCGCCCTGGCCGAGTGGGACGCCGTCGTCGCCGTCAATGTCACGGGCGCCGTCCTATGCGCCGGAGAGGCGTTCCGCAGGATGCGCGCCCAGCGCCCCACGG from Zhihengliuella flava includes the following:
- a CDS encoding SDR family oxidoreductase, with product MSPTAPRTAVVTGAGSGIGAAAARRLLASGWNVVLAGRRADPLEHTAAAHPAALTVPTDVTNAGDVTALFDAAQERFGRIDLLVNNAGTFGPAADVGELALAEWDAVVAVNVTGAVLCAGEAFRRMRAQRPTGGRIINNGSISAQTPRPRSAAYTTTKHAIAGLTKSIELDGRPHGITCTQLDIGNAATAMMTDLGTATGALQADGTRRAEPSFDLEEAARAIEYLADLPASASVNQLTLTAAGMPFIGRG
- the aceE gene encoding pyruvate dehydrogenase (acetyl-transferring), homodimeric type; amino-acid sequence: MTIIDEPGFALDPDAEEQAEWIESFDSMLAAGGANHAGTIMQRLLERARQQQVAVESAITSDYVNTIPADQEPRFPGDEATERRYRAWMRWNAAIMVHRAQRPGIGVGGHISTYAGAATLYEVGFNHFFRGKDHPCGGDQVFFQGHASPGMYARAFLEGRLSEEDLDGFRQEKSRLGHALPSYPHPRNLPEFWEFPTVSMGIGPMNAIYQAQSNRYLENRGLKEPSDQQVWAFLGDGEMDEPESRGLLQLAANEKLDNLNFVINCNLQRLDGPVRGNGKIMQELEAFFRGAGWNVIKVVWGREWDPLLAGEHADDLVDLMNRTRDGDYQTYKAESGAFVREHFFGSTPATKEMVAGMSDDEIWNLKRGGHDYHKVYAAYRAATEFTGKPTVILAKTVKGYGLGPHFEARNATHQMKKLTLEDLKSFRDYLRIPISDEELEADPARPPYYHPGADAPELAYLQERRRDLGGYLPERRGRRAAVALPEPSSYAAARRGSGKQQAATTMAFVRLLKDLMRDKNFGHRIVPIVPDESRTFGMDAFFPSAKIYNPSGQEYLSVDRDLVLAYKESAAGQLIHPGINEAGAVAAFTAAGTAYATHGEPLVPFYVFYSMFGFQRTGDSFWAAADQMTRGFIIGATAGRTTLTGEGLQHADGHSPLLAATNPAVLTYDPAFGYEIGHLVRAGLERMYSGEHEDPNVMYYLTVYNEPYAQPAEPEDVDVAGILGGIHRVSAGAGQGPTTQLLASGVAVPWALRAQQLLAEEWGVTADVWSVTSWTELRRDGLAAERERFMGAESAEPPVPFITRQLAGAEGPVVAVTDYMTQVPDQVRQFVPNQWATLGADGFGFSDTRPAARRFFTIDAESVVVRALQLLADRGDVAPDVPRQAFVRYGLDQMPAAEGEH